The sequence below is a genomic window from Musa acuminata AAA Group cultivar baxijiao unplaced genomic scaffold, Cavendish_Baxijiao_AAA HiC_scaffold_641, whole genome shotgun sequence.
AAACTATGTAATGCTTAATGACCAAAAGACCCATAAGAATGATCGTGCTCTGTCTCACGGTCTAAATTGTAATTTTGACCAAATCGAAGGGTGTATTGTTTCACAAGCCTCTATCGATCGCCGACCCAAGAAAGACCTCTTCCGATCACCGCAATGATAGAAGCCAGCCATTCATCTCTTTCCTCTCCTCCGCCTTCTCCACCTCGCCTCCTTCCACGAAACTAGGGTTTCCCAAGTCCGCCGCAAAGATGTCGACGTTCAGCGGCGACGAAACTGCCCCCTTCTTCGGGTTCCTCGGCGCTGCCGCGGCCCTCGTTTTCTCCTGTAATTTCCCGCAATTCCCTCGCCCATCGTGTGTTTCGATTTGGTCGTCCAGATTCTTTGATGTAGCAGCTCGGCTTTTTGGAATGGTTTCGGTTGGTTCTTGGTCTTGACAGGCATGGGGGCGGCGTACGGGACGGCGAAGAGCGGCGTCGGTGTGGCGTCCATGGGTGTGATGCGCCCGGAGCTGGTGATGAAGTCGATCGTGCCCGTCGTCATGGCTGGAGTGCTTGGGATCTATGGTCTCATCATTGCGGTGATCATCAGTACCGGGATCAACCCCAAGGCCAAGTCGTACTATCTCTTTGACGGGTACGCGCACCTCTCGTCTGGGTTGGCTTGTGGCCTTGCAGGACTTTCGGCTGGGATGGCGATCGGCATCGTGGGCGATGCTGGAGTAAGGTAGCTATTCGATCCCCCTATCCAATCTCTTTAGATGTAAGAGTGATCTATATTTgtctgtgtgtgtttgtgtgtcagATTTGCATATTAGGCATTTGTTTCTCAATTATGTGTAGATATATCGTCGCCATTAATTACTCAAGATGTATCTGAAATATCTAATGCTTGATTGTATAATTGAAATTGTAACATAGTGTTTACTAGAGGTTTTCCTAGTGGTATTTTGCCAGAATGTATCTTAatgaaaagaagaacaaaaaatggcCATATTTCAAGACTGTTTATTTATCTTGGAAAGACATGATGTTATGTCGGTCGCATAGAGTCTACATTTTTAGCTCATTATCACCATTTTGTCATCCACCTTTGTTTATCTTTCAACTCAATTGTTTTCGTTAACCCAAGGCTCAAAGTAACATTTGGTTTCGTTACCGGTCTAACCTTAAACGGTT
It includes:
- the LOC135662685 gene encoding V-type proton ATPase subunit c1, whose product is MSTFSGDETAPFFGFLGAAAALVFSCMGAAYGTAKSGVGVASMGVMRPELVMKSIVPVVMAGVLGIYGLIIAVIISTGINPKAKSYYLFDGYAHLSSGLACGLAGLSAGMAIGIVGDAGVRANAQQPKLFVGMILILIFAEALALYGLIVGIILSSRAGQSRAE